One window of Vitis riparia cultivar Riparia Gloire de Montpellier isolate 1030 chromosome 5, EGFV_Vit.rip_1.0, whole genome shotgun sequence genomic DNA carries:
- the LOC117915194 gene encoding ER lumen protein-retaining receptor erd-2.2-like: MKVKILVGVLILGFCLVGLRHLMKYDNGFPLFMASQSIHLSGIIILIFKLIKTKTCSGLSLKSQELTAIVMATRTYCSFEVEEHALTLLGSAIFLSTLWVIYMIRFKLKPTYSKELDSMPLYSMVVPPAILAVLIHPHIDHRLLIRIVWSFSLYLAAVSVLPQLRLMQNAKMVEPFTAYYVFALGVARFLNCGSWIIHIYETGGRYLMFSGNWTQLWVLMVILSEFVHTFILADFCYYYLKSVMYQQLLLELSSSSHSLGRGKNI; this comes from the exons ATGAAGGTAAAAATATTGGTGGGTGTACTGATCCTAGGGTTTTGTTTAGTGGGTTTGAGGCATCTCATGAAATATGACAATGGCTTTCCTTTGTTCATGGCCTCCCAATCCATCCATCTATCTGGGatcatcatcctcatcttcAAGCTCATCAAAACCAAGACCTGTTCTg GGCTTTCCCTAAAAAGTCAAGAGCTGACGGCTATAGTCATGGCAACAAGAACATATTGCAGTTTTGAAGTAGAAGAGCATGCTTTAACACTACTAGGCTCTGCTATATTTCTTTCTACTCTTTGGGTCATTTATATGATCCGCTTCAAGTTGAAGCCTACCTACTCTAAGGAACTCGACAGCATGCCCCTCTATTCTATG GTGGTGCCTCCAGCTATCCTTGCTGTGCTAATCCATCCTCATATCGATCACAGACTCCTCATCAGAATAGTTTGGTCTTTCTCTCTTTACTTGGCCGCCGTCTCTGTGCTTCCTCAGCTTCGTTTAATGCAGAATGCaaag ATGGTGGAACCCTTTACCGCATATTATGTGTTTGCATTGGGCGTGGCAAGATTTCTCAACTGCGGTTCTTGGATCATTCAT ATTTATGAGACTGGGGGACGGTATCTAATGTTCTCCGGCAACTGGACGCAGTTGTGGGTTCTGATGGTTATTCTCTCAGAATTTGTTCATACCTTTATCTTGGCTGATTTTTGTTACTACTATCTCAAAAG TGTCATGTATCAGCAGCTGCTTCTGGAGCTCTCTTCATCCTCCCATTCGCTTGGAAGGGGAAAAAACATTTGA